One Cryobacterium roopkundense genomic region harbors:
- a CDS encoding FadR/GntR family transcriptional regulator, whose amino-acid sequence MTSNDTTPTSLHARIVELLGLAVTSGALAEASVLRIDELEERYGASRSVVREAVRVLAAMGMLSSRRRVGIQVLPAADWNLYDPQVIRWRLASPERIAQLRSLTELRSAIEPEAARLAATRAPLTNASALMGLAGRLWAAGQSDDEQEFLLLDIEFHRLVLSSSGNEMFAKLNTLVAEVLTGRTHYGLIPHHPATEALQLHVDVASAIQRGDGDAAHAAMLSIMDSAFTEMSSIWEDGPS is encoded by the coding sequence ATGACGTCGAACGACACGACCCCGACGAGCCTGCATGCGCGCATCGTGGAGCTGCTGGGGCTGGCCGTGACATCGGGCGCGCTCGCCGAGGCATCCGTTTTGCGCATCGACGAACTGGAGGAACGCTACGGCGCCTCACGTTCGGTGGTGCGGGAGGCCGTCCGCGTGCTCGCGGCGATGGGAATGCTCTCCTCGCGACGCCGGGTGGGCATTCAGGTGCTGCCCGCCGCCGACTGGAACCTGTACGACCCGCAGGTGATTCGGTGGCGGCTGGCCTCCCCCGAGCGAATCGCCCAGTTGCGGTCCCTCACTGAACTCCGTAGCGCCATCGAGCCTGAGGCGGCGCGACTGGCCGCGACGAGGGCCCCGTTGACGAACGCGAGTGCCCTGATGGGGCTCGCCGGTCGGCTCTGGGCCGCCGGACAGAGCGATGACGAGCAGGAGTTCCTGCTTCTCGACATTGAATTCCATCGCCTCGTCCTGTCGAGCTCCGGCAATGAAATGTTTGCCAAGCTGAACACGCTCGTGGCCGAAGTTCTCACCGGCCGCACGCACTATGGGCTGATCCCCCATCACCCAGCCACCGAAGCGCTGCAGCTTCATGTGGATGTGGCGAGCGCGATCCAACGCGGCGACGGGGACGCCGCCCACGCGGCGATGCTCAGCATCATGGACAGCGCATTCACCGAGATGAGCTCGATCTGGGAGGACGGCCCCTCCTGA
- a CDS encoding FadR/GntR family transcriptional regulator, which translates to MPSSLHNRVVDAVGRPIVDGRTPAGTIMLSDDIVRHQGVSRSVAREAVRVLAAMGLVESIKRVGIRVLPQSRWNAFDPTVIRWRLSGTGLGAQLRSLSELRASVEPMAAELAAQHAPPAIAAELMTVAAQMKTVGRSGDLDRFLELDIHFHRLVLHGSGNEMFAKLDEVIAAVLSGRTDVGLMPQKPHETALQWHVDVADAIQGGDPQRARESMELIMRRTIAEVEPTWVDTPRVYFP; encoded by the coding sequence ATGCCTTCGAGTCTGCACAACCGTGTCGTCGACGCGGTCGGTCGGCCGATCGTCGACGGGCGAACTCCCGCCGGTACCATCATGCTTTCCGACGACATCGTGCGCCACCAAGGCGTGAGCCGGTCGGTGGCACGGGAGGCCGTGCGGGTGCTCGCCGCCATGGGCCTCGTGGAATCCATCAAGCGCGTGGGTATCCGCGTGCTGCCGCAGTCCCGCTGGAACGCCTTCGACCCCACGGTGATTCGGTGGCGACTCAGCGGCACGGGCCTCGGAGCCCAACTGCGCTCGCTCAGCGAGCTGCGGGCATCCGTTGAACCGATGGCCGCGGAACTGGCCGCCCAGCACGCCCCGCCGGCCATCGCCGCCGAGCTGATGACCGTAGCGGCACAGATGAAGACCGTGGGCCGCTCCGGCGACCTCGATCGATTCCTCGAACTCGACATCCACTTTCACCGCCTCGTGCTGCACGGCTCGGGGAACGAGATGTTCGCCAAGCTCGATGAGGTGATTGCGGCCGTGCTGTCGGGCCGAACCGACGTGGGCCTCATGCCACAGAAGCCGCACGAAACCGCCCTGCAGTGGCACGTCGACGTAGCCGACGCCATCCAGGGCGGCGACCCGCAGCGGGCACGCGAGTCGATGGAACTCATCATGCGACGCACGATCGCGGAGGTCGAGCCGACCTGGGTCGATACGCCCCGGGTCTACTTCCCCTAG
- a CDS encoding L-idonate 5-dehydrogenase, translated as MTLPTHTNAVVAHAAGDLRVETVPLDVPGPSDVVVQVAYGGICGSDLHYWQHGAAGESILKAPMRLGHEVVGTVVRAAADGSGCAVGTLVAVHPATPGKGDGSAYPLDRPNLSPGCTYLGSAARFPHTEGVFARHIVVPATMLRPLPTGLSLRDAALAEPASVAWHAVSRAGDVAGKRVLVVGAGPIGLLIVAVLARAGAAEITVTDMHDLPLATAGRVGAGTTLRATDADAIASVQADICFESSGSARGLASAVHGARRGGRVVMVGLLPSGEQPALISLAITRELELVGSFRFNGEMDLVLEALADGTLGVEGIVTHEFAAADGLEAFDVARDSSRSGKVLLLF; from the coding sequence ATGACACTTCCCACGCACACCAATGCGGTCGTCGCCCACGCGGCCGGCGACCTGCGCGTCGAGACCGTCCCCCTCGACGTTCCCGGGCCCTCAGACGTCGTGGTGCAGGTCGCCTATGGCGGTATCTGCGGTTCCGACCTGCACTACTGGCAGCACGGCGCGGCGGGCGAATCGATCCTGAAGGCGCCCATGCGACTCGGCCACGAGGTGGTGGGCACCGTCGTTCGGGCTGCCGCCGACGGCAGCGGCTGTGCCGTCGGCACGCTCGTGGCGGTGCACCCGGCCACTCCGGGGAAAGGTGACGGCTCGGCGTATCCGCTGGACCGCCCCAATCTGTCGCCGGGCTGCACGTATCTGGGCAGTGCCGCGCGGTTTCCGCACACCGAGGGCGTCTTCGCACGCCACATCGTCGTGCCCGCCACAATGCTGCGGCCGCTCCCGACCGGGCTCTCGCTGCGGGATGCCGCCCTCGCAGAGCCCGCGAGTGTGGCCTGGCATGCCGTGTCCCGAGCGGGGGATGTAGCGGGTAAACGCGTGCTCGTGGTCGGCGCGGGCCCGATCGGCCTTCTCATCGTGGCGGTGCTGGCGCGCGCCGGGGCCGCCGAAATCACCGTCACCGATATGCACGATCTGCCGCTGGCGACAGCCGGCCGGGTGGGAGCCGGCACGACGCTGCGCGCAACGGATGCCGACGCCATCGCGTCAGTGCAGGCCGACATCTGCTTCGAATCGTCGGGAAGCGCACGCGGTCTGGCCTCGGCAGTTCATGGCGCGCGCCGCGGCGGCCGCGTGGTCATGGTCGGGCTGCTGCCCTCGGGGGAGCAGCCGGCGCTGATCTCCCTGGCCATCACCCGCGAGCTCGAACTCGTGGGTTCGTTCCGGTTCAACGGTGAGATGGACCTGGTGCTCGAGGCCCTGGCCGACGGCACGCTCGGTGTGGAGGGAATCGTCACGCACGAATTCGCCGCGGCCGACGGCCTCGAAGCGTTCGATGTGGCCCGCGACTCCTCGCGTTCGGGCAAGGTGCTCCTACTCTTCTGA
- a CDS encoding SDR family oxidoreductase, which yields MTPVGPALGNLSAFDLSGRVALITGSSRGIGRSIAEGLVQAGAVVVLNGVNVDRLSAAHADLAAGFGADRVFFRAFDVTDAEAVAAGIDWIESTVGPLRILVNNAGVQHRVPLLDLDVADWQRVMDTNLTSAFLVGREVARHMIARGRGKIINVASVQADLARPTIAPYTVSKGGLRNLTRAMTAEWARHGLQVNAIAPGYIHTEMTQKLVDDEAFNDWILGRTPANRWGTPADLIGPALWLAGDASDFVNGQVIFIDGGMTVVV from the coding sequence ATGACTCCCGTCGGTCCCGCGCTCGGCAACCTGTCGGCCTTCGATCTGTCCGGACGGGTCGCCCTCATCACCGGTTCGAGCCGCGGAATCGGGCGGTCCATCGCCGAGGGTCTCGTGCAGGCCGGCGCCGTTGTCGTGCTCAACGGTGTGAACGTCGACAGACTTTCCGCCGCGCACGCTGACTTAGCCGCGGGGTTTGGGGCCGACCGCGTGTTTTTTCGGGCCTTCGACGTGACGGATGCCGAGGCCGTCGCCGCGGGGATCGACTGGATTGAGTCGACGGTCGGGCCCCTGCGCATCCTCGTGAACAACGCCGGGGTGCAGCATCGCGTTCCGCTGCTCGATCTCGACGTCGCGGACTGGCAACGCGTTATGGACACGAACCTCACGAGCGCGTTCCTGGTGGGGCGGGAGGTGGCCCGGCACATGATTGCGCGCGGACGGGGCAAGATCATCAACGTCGCGTCGGTGCAGGCCGACCTGGCACGTCCCACTATCGCCCCGTACACGGTGTCGAAGGGTGGACTGCGCAACCTCACGCGAGCGATGACGGCGGAGTGGGCCCGGCACGGGCTGCAGGTCAACGCCATAGCGCCGGGGTACATCCACACCGAAATGACCCAGAAACTCGTCGACGACGAGGCGTTCAACGACTGGATCCTCGGCCGCACGCCCGCGAACCGCTGGGGAACACCGGCTGACCTGATCGGGCCGGCCCTGTGGCTCGCCGGCGACGCCTCCGACTTCGTCAACGGACAGGTCATCTTCATCGACGGCGGCATGACCGTCGTGGTCTAA
- a CDS encoding GntP family permease, giving the protein MTDLDMNWVLSTPALLGIAAAAIALLLVLIMKFKVHAFLSLIIVSLLTAVATGIPTASLMPTLLLGFGSTLAGVALLVGLGAMLGRMLETSGGAQVLTEALISRFGEKRAPLALAVASLMLGFPIFFVAGLVVMLPIIFAVARRLGGSFLGYAFPSAVAFSVMHIFVPPHPGPVAATGLLGADVGLVLIFGLLVALPTWYVVGHLFGGYVGRKYNIPVPSILRGTSDSFKEFESTPKVGTVLTLLLLPIGLIFLNTGLNMAATAGLVSLGDTWVQILRTLGETPVALLITVLLAMILLGVQKHKSGNLIEAVVDSALGPVSSVILITGAGGMFGGVLRASGIGNAIADSLDAVGLPVIVAGFVIAAVVRIAQGSATVALTTAAALLQPVVMSNTTFNPVELAAIVLALAAGSVFAGHVNDSGFWLVSRFFEMDTKTTLKTWTVGQALVGIVGFVIALAIYLVAGML; this is encoded by the coding sequence ATGACCGATCTTGACATGAACTGGGTGTTGTCCACACCCGCGCTGCTCGGCATTGCTGCCGCGGCGATCGCCCTGCTTCTCGTGCTCATTATGAAGTTCAAGGTGCACGCCTTCCTTTCGCTCATCATCGTGAGCCTGCTCACTGCTGTGGCGACGGGGATTCCGACCGCGAGCCTCATGCCCACCCTGCTACTCGGCTTCGGCAGCACCCTCGCCGGGGTGGCCCTGCTCGTGGGACTGGGGGCCATGCTCGGTCGCATGCTCGAGACCAGTGGTGGCGCGCAGGTGCTCACCGAGGCCCTCATTAGTCGGTTCGGGGAGAAGCGCGCGCCGCTCGCCCTGGCCGTGGCATCGCTCATGCTCGGCTTCCCGATCTTCTTCGTCGCCGGCCTCGTGGTCATGCTGCCGATCATCTTTGCGGTGGCGCGTCGCCTCGGCGGCTCGTTCCTTGGCTACGCGTTCCCTTCGGCCGTCGCCTTCTCTGTCATGCACATCTTCGTGCCGCCGCACCCGGGACCCGTGGCAGCCACGGGCCTGCTCGGCGCCGATGTGGGCCTCGTGCTGATCTTCGGCCTGCTCGTCGCACTGCCCACCTGGTACGTCGTCGGTCACCTGTTCGGCGGCTACGTCGGCCGAAAGTACAACATTCCCGTGCCGTCCATCCTGCGCGGCACCTCCGATTCGTTCAAGGAATTCGAGTCGACGCCCAAGGTCGGCACCGTGCTCACCCTGTTGTTGCTGCCGATCGGGTTGATTTTCCTCAACACGGGCCTCAACATGGCCGCCACCGCGGGACTTGTCTCCCTCGGTGACACCTGGGTGCAGATTCTGCGTACCCTCGGCGAAACACCGGTTGCTCTGCTCATCACGGTGCTGCTCGCGATGATTTTGCTCGGAGTGCAGAAGCACAAGTCCGGAAACCTCATCGAGGCCGTCGTGGACAGCGCACTCGGCCCGGTGTCCTCTGTCATTCTGATCACCGGCGCCGGTGGAATGTTCGGTGGCGTGCTGCGGGCCAGCGGTATCGGCAACGCGATCGCCGATTCTCTCGACGCCGTCGGTCTTCCGGTGATCGTGGCCGGCTTCGTCATCGCGGCCGTTGTGCGTATCGCGCAGGGCTCGGCGACGGTGGCCCTCACCACGGCGGCCGCGCTGCTGCAGCCCGTCGTCATGTCGAACACCACCTTCAATCCGGTGGAACTCGCCGCTATCGTGCTTGCCCTGGCCGCTGGCTCGGTCTTCGCCGGACACGTCAACGACTCAGGTTTCTGGCTCGTCAGCCGGTTCTTTGAGATGGACACCAAGACCACCCTCAAGACGTGGACGGTTGGACAGGCCCTCGTCGGAATCGTCGGCTTCGTGATCGCGCTCGCGATCTACCTCGTCGCCGGGATGCTCTAA
- a CDS encoding gluconokinase gives MTDEILTSRPAAAEPARAAPAPQQPIVVMGVQGCGKSTVGRHLAEALGMPFEDGDDLHSAEARAKMASGHPLTDEDRLPWLTRIAERIRESVESGDPLVVACSALKHGYRDLMRGIVPTLVFVELYGDQALIAERLTHRNHEYMPPALLDSQFATLEPLGADEAGLRVNLANTPDGIVGLALQYLK, from the coding sequence ATGACTGATGAAATCCTGACCTCTCGGCCCGCAGCGGCTGAGCCCGCACGGGCTGCGCCCGCACCTCAACAGCCGATCGTCGTGATGGGCGTGCAGGGCTGCGGAAAATCGACGGTGGGCCGTCACCTGGCCGAGGCCCTCGGAATGCCCTTCGAAGACGGCGACGACCTGCACAGCGCGGAGGCACGCGCGAAAATGGCCTCGGGGCATCCGCTCACGGACGAGGACCGCCTGCCCTGGTTGACGCGCATCGCCGAGCGCATCCGCGAGTCCGTCGAGTCGGGCGATCCCCTGGTGGTGGCGTGCTCCGCTCTCAAGCACGGCTACCGCGACCTGATGCGCGGCATCGTGCCGACGCTCGTGTTTGTGGAGCTCTACGGCGACCAGGCCCTCATCGCCGAGCGTCTCACGCATCGCAACCATGAATACATGCCTCCCGCCCTGCTCGACTCGCAGTTCGCCACGCTCGAACCGCTCGGCGCAGATGAGGCCGGCCTGCGGGTCAACCTCGCGAATACTCCCGACGGCATCGTCGGTCTTGCACTGCAGTACCTGAAATAA
- the gndA gene encoding NADP-dependent phosphogluconate dehydrogenase, with protein MGSNLARNLASREGNTVAVFNRSPERTRLLTQEHPEAGFVASETIADFVASLSTPRTAIIMVQAGAGTDAVISQLSDLFEPGDIIVDGGNADFTDTIRREKAVSATGINFVGAGISGGEEGALKGPSIMPGGSVEAYKTLGPILESIAAVVDGVPCVTHVGTDGAGHFVKMIHNGIEYADMQLISEAYDLLRRVGGHSPAAIADVFADWKTGELDSYLIEITAEILRQVDAKTGKPFVDIVLDEAGSKGTGVWTVQNALDLGVPVGGIAEAVFARAVSSHPEQRVPFRAVVTARPEIAIVGHTFQEDVRQALYASKIVAYAQGFDAIAAGAKKYNWNIDMGATATIWRGGCIIRAQFLNRIVDAYAKDAALPTLLIDPYFAEAVANGEAAWRRIVSTAALSGVPVPGFAASLSYFDSLASERLPAALVQGQRDFFGAHTYKRVDLPGTFHTLWSGDRTEIESEGSTH; from the coding sequence ATGGGCTCGAACCTCGCCCGCAACCTCGCCAGCCGTGAGGGGAACACTGTCGCCGTGTTCAACCGCTCTCCGGAGCGCACCCGGCTGCTCACCCAGGAGCACCCGGAGGCCGGTTTCGTGGCCTCGGAGACCATTGCCGACTTCGTCGCCTCGCTGTCCACGCCGCGCACCGCGATCATCATGGTGCAGGCCGGCGCCGGCACTGATGCCGTCATCTCACAACTGTCCGACCTGTTCGAGCCCGGAGACATCATTGTGGACGGCGGCAACGCTGACTTCACCGACACCATCCGTCGCGAGAAGGCCGTGAGCGCCACCGGCATCAACTTCGTGGGCGCCGGCATCTCCGGCGGCGAAGAGGGCGCACTCAAGGGCCCCAGCATCATGCCCGGGGGCTCGGTCGAGGCGTACAAGACCCTCGGCCCCATTCTCGAATCCATTGCTGCCGTCGTCGACGGCGTGCCCTGCGTCACGCACGTGGGAACGGATGGCGCGGGTCACTTCGTCAAAATGATCCACAACGGCATCGAATACGCCGACATGCAGCTGATCAGCGAGGCCTATGACCTGCTGCGCCGGGTAGGCGGACACTCCCCCGCGGCCATCGCCGATGTGTTCGCCGACTGGAAGACCGGCGAGCTCGACAGCTACCTGATCGAGATCACCGCCGAGATCCTGCGTCAGGTTGACGCGAAGACCGGCAAGCCGTTCGTCGACATCGTGCTCGACGAGGCCGGCTCCAAGGGCACCGGCGTGTGGACCGTGCAGAACGCGCTCGACCTCGGCGTTCCCGTCGGCGGCATCGCGGAGGCCGTCTTTGCCCGCGCGGTGTCGAGCCACCCCGAGCAGCGCGTTCCTTTCCGCGCCGTCGTCACCGCCCGCCCCGAGATCGCCATCGTGGGCCACACCTTCCAGGAAGACGTGCGCCAGGCGCTCTACGCCTCGAAGATCGTCGCGTACGCGCAGGGCTTCGACGCCATCGCGGCCGGGGCGAAGAAGTACAACTGGAACATCGACATGGGGGCAACGGCCACCATCTGGCGCGGCGGCTGCATCATTCGCGCCCAGTTCCTGAACCGCATCGTGGACGCTTACGCGAAGGACGCCGCGCTGCCCACCCTGCTCATCGACCCGTACTTCGCCGAGGCCGTGGCGAACGGCGAGGCGGCCTGGCGCCGCATCGTGTCGACCGCCGCGCTCTCTGGCGTGCCGGTTCCCGGCTTCGCCGCCTCGCTCAGCTACTTCGACTCGCTCGCGAGCGAGCGCCTGCCGGCCGCACTCGTGCAGGGCCAGCGCGACTTCTTCGGCGCACACACCTACAAGCGCGTCGATCTGCCCGGCACTTTCCACACCCTGTGGTCGGGCGACCGCACCGAGATCGAGTCAGAGGGCAGCACCCACTAA
- a CDS encoding GMC oxidoreductase, translating to MNGSVGSEYVDAVVVGSGFGASVAAFKLASAGESVVVLERGKRYGPGDFARTPAQMGRNFWDPGSGLYGLFDAWTFRGLEGIVSSGLGGGSLIYANVLLRKDEKWFVRESPVPGGGYEHWPFSRQDLDSHYTNAETMLGATKYPYTDTPKTLAMEQAAADLHLTIDRPPIAVTFAPTRLADPAPNLQIPEPAYGNLHEKRRVTCTLCGECDIGCNTGAKNTLDHNYLSAARHHTADLRTLHEVRGFRPLDGGGYEVRYVVHDADTPGVRPSYTLPVHSIRCRRLILGAGTFGSTLLLLRNRSSLPGISPLLGTRFSGNGDLLTLLLNAKTDAGSVRPITGDRGPVITTAIRVPDTLDGGGASGRGFYIEDAGYPGFLNWLLETAQLPEVFSRTGSVAWQLLLNRLFHGQRSNISKDLAAALGDGHASASSLPLLGMGRDVPDGLMTLNQGRLEIDWTLATSRQYFDRMRSTMEQIGGALHAQFQDNPLWWAKRVITVHPLGGVPAGQQIEEGVVDQFGEVFGYPGLFVLDGAAMPGPVGANPSLTIAAFSDRACEHMLEAGSAASAAGSHTPSADVAPPAPVPVPAAPPAPAPGATSVSFTERMRGPATLGVTDPARGALTGRARRHELMFTLTITAPNAAAFVRDPVHAASASGYVMFDVLGGRLDVEQGWFNLFVHPAGSAGRRMLYRLWLRDVAGNAFTLLGYKEVSNRAGFTPWTDTTTLFTHVLEGHLAPPDPVTDAAGQSSFTAPTQGVRAAGILRISPLAFAQQLTTFRTAGPAGARALRSYGTLFLGELARVYLFAKRSLDTN from the coding sequence GTGAACGGTTCCGTCGGTTCGGAATACGTGGACGCCGTTGTCGTGGGCTCAGGCTTCGGCGCATCCGTCGCTGCATTCAAACTCGCCTCGGCCGGCGAGTCGGTGGTCGTGCTTGAGCGCGGAAAACGCTACGGCCCCGGCGATTTTGCCCGAACCCCCGCTCAGATGGGTCGCAACTTCTGGGACCCAGGCTCAGGCCTTTACGGCCTCTTCGACGCCTGGACGTTCCGGGGGCTCGAAGGCATCGTCTCGAGCGGCCTCGGCGGCGGCTCACTCATCTACGCGAACGTGCTGTTACGCAAGGACGAGAAGTGGTTCGTGCGCGAGTCGCCCGTACCCGGCGGCGGCTACGAACACTGGCCTTTCAGCCGCCAGGACCTCGACTCGCACTACACGAACGCCGAGACGATGCTGGGCGCCACTAAGTATCCCTACACCGACACTCCCAAGACCCTCGCCATGGAGCAGGCCGCCGCCGATCTCCACCTGACCATCGACCGGCCGCCCATCGCCGTGACCTTTGCTCCCACCCGCCTCGCTGATCCCGCGCCCAACCTGCAGATACCCGAGCCCGCGTACGGCAACCTGCATGAGAAACGCCGCGTCACGTGCACCCTCTGCGGCGAGTGTGACATCGGCTGCAACACCGGGGCGAAGAACACTCTTGACCACAACTACCTGTCCGCCGCACGTCACCACACGGCAGACCTGCGCACGCTGCACGAGGTGCGCGGGTTCCGCCCCCTCGACGGCGGCGGCTACGAGGTGCGCTACGTCGTGCACGACGCCGACACTCCCGGCGTGCGGCCGTCCTACACCCTGCCGGTACACAGCATCCGGTGTCGCCGGCTCATCCTGGGCGCCGGCACCTTCGGCTCCACCCTGCTCCTGCTGCGCAACCGATCGTCGCTTCCGGGCATCAGCCCACTGCTCGGCACCCGGTTCAGCGGCAACGGCGACCTGCTCACCCTGCTGTTGAATGCCAAAACGGATGCCGGCAGCGTACGCCCGATCACCGGCGACCGAGGTCCGGTGATCACGACGGCCATCCGGGTGCCCGATACTCTCGACGGCGGCGGAGCCTCCGGGCGCGGCTTCTACATCGAGGATGCCGGCTACCCGGGCTTCCTCAACTGGCTGCTCGAGACGGCCCAGCTGCCCGAGGTCTTCTCCCGCACGGGCTCCGTGGCGTGGCAGCTGCTCCTGAACCGACTGTTCCACGGCCAGCGCTCCAATATTTCGAAGGACCTCGCTGCAGCCCTCGGCGATGGGCACGCCTCGGCGAGCTCACTGCCCCTACTCGGCATGGGCCGGGACGTGCCAGACGGCCTGATGACACTCAATCAGGGACGTCTTGAGATCGACTGGACGCTCGCCACCTCGCGACAGTACTTCGATCGGATGCGGTCGACCATGGAGCAGATCGGCGGGGCGCTGCACGCCCAGTTCCAGGACAACCCGCTCTGGTGGGCCAAGCGCGTCATCACCGTGCACCCGCTCGGCGGCGTGCCAGCCGGCCAGCAGATCGAAGAGGGCGTCGTGGATCAGTTCGGTGAGGTCTTCGGCTACCCTGGCCTGTTCGTGCTCGACGGCGCCGCCATGCCCGGCCCGGTGGGCGCCAACCCCTCACTGACGATCGCGGCGTTCTCCGACCGGGCCTGCGAACACATGCTCGAGGCGGGCTCTGCGGCATCCGCTGCCGGCTCGCACACGCCGAGCGCCGACGTGGCACCCCCCGCCCCGGTGCCCGTTCCCGCAGCTCCTCCGGCGCCGGCGCCCGGAGCGACCAGCGTGAGCTTCACGGAGCGGATGCGCGGACCCGCCACGCTCGGCGTGACCGACCCGGCACGGGGAGCGCTCACGGGCAGGGCCCGCCGTCACGAGCTCATGTTCACGCTCACCATCACCGCGCCGAACGCGGCGGCGTTCGTGCGTGATCCCGTTCATGCGGCGAGCGCCTCCGGGTATGTCATGTTCGACGTTCTCGGCGGGAGGCTGGACGTGGAGCAGGGCTGGTTCAACCTGTTTGTGCACCCCGCGGGCTCCGCCGGGCGACGGATGCTGTACCGCCTGTGGTTGCGGGACGTGGCCGGTAACGCCTTCACCCTGCTGGGCTACAAGGAAGTCTCCAACCGGGCCGGCTTCACCCCCTGGACGGACACCACCACCCTATTCACCCACGTGCTCGAGGGACACCTCGCGCCACCCGACCCTGTCACCGACGCCGCCGGCCAGAGCTCGTTCACCGCCCCGACCCAGGGCGTGCGCGCGGCCGGTATCCTGCGCATCTCGCCGCTCGCCTTCGCCCAGCAACTGACCACGTTCCGCACCGCCGGCCCGGCCGGCGCCCGTGCGCTCCGCTCCTACGGCACACTGTTTCTCGGTGAACTCGCCCGCGTGTACCTGTTCGCGAAGAGGTCATTGGACACCAACTGA
- a CDS encoding alpha/beta fold hydrolase, with protein sequence MKTMTITRSDHSTEVIPLTAPDGAPLSLVHVGIRSEVGRGPTRGPVMLVHGAGVRAELFRPPLKRTLVDALLDDGWDVWMFNWRASIDFDPLPWTLDDAAVYDYPTAIAHILAATGADTLKAVVHCQGSTSFMMAVVAGLLPEVDTVISNSVSLHPVVPAFSRFKITRLAPVVEHFSPVLNTAWGYKSNGYFSRVVRGVVRATHPECDNTVCRMVSFTYGSGHPALWAHRNLDAATHDWITGEFAESPMTFFEQMKDCLAAGHLVHSGVHPELPANLVAEAPKTDARFVFLTGNDNRCFLPISQRRSYEFFNRHRPGKDAFHFIPGYGHLDVIFGANAWRDTYPIIQRELTL encoded by the coding sequence ATGAAGACTATGACCATCACCCGCTCTGATCACTCCACCGAGGTGATACCGCTCACCGCGCCGGACGGCGCCCCGCTGTCGCTCGTGCACGTGGGCATCCGTTCGGAGGTCGGACGTGGACCCACGCGCGGTCCGGTGATGCTCGTGCACGGCGCCGGCGTGCGCGCCGAGCTGTTTCGGCCACCGCTGAAACGCACACTCGTGGACGCGCTGCTCGACGACGGCTGGGACGTGTGGATGTTCAATTGGCGGGCATCGATCGACTTCGACCCGCTGCCGTGGACCCTCGACGACGCCGCCGTGTACGACTATCCGACCGCCATCGCGCATATCCTGGCGGCCACCGGGGCCGATACCCTGAAGGCGGTCGTGCACTGCCAGGGTTCCACGTCGTTCATGATGGCCGTGGTGGCCGGGCTGCTGCCGGAGGTCGACACCGTGATCAGCAATTCGGTGTCGCTACACCCAGTCGTTCCGGCCTTCTCGAGGTTCAAGATCACCCGGCTCGCCCCGGTCGTGGAGCACTTCAGCCCGGTGCTGAACACGGCCTGGGGTTACAAGTCGAACGGATACTTCTCCCGCGTCGTGCGGGGTGTGGTGCGGGCCACCCACCCCGAGTGCGACAACACCGTGTGCCGCATGGTGAGCTTCACCTACGGCAGCGGACACCCCGCGCTCTGGGCGCACCGCAACCTCGACGCGGCCACCCACGACTGGATCACCGGGGAGTTCGCCGAGTCGCCGATGACGTTCTTCGAGCAGATGAAGGACTGCCTCGCCGCCGGGCACCTCGTGCACTCCGGCGTGCACCCCGAGCTGCCCGCGAATCTCGTGGCCGAGGCCCCGAAGACTGATGCCCGCTTCGTGTTTCTGACCGGAAACGACAACCGCTGCTTTCTGCCGATCAGCCAGCGCCGCAGTTACGAGTTTTTCAACCGGCATCGTCCAGGCAAGGATGCCTTCCATTTCATACCCGGCTACGGACACCTCGATGTGATCTTCGGGGCCAACGCGTGGCGGGACACCTACCCGATCATCCAGAGGGAGCTCACACTATGA